TGCACAACACAACGCGGGAGTAGCTCAGCTGGTAGAGCACTACCTTGCCAAGGTAGATGTCGCGAGTTCGAATCTCGTCTCCCGCTCCACCGTCCCCCCCACCCCCCGCGGTGGGGCTTTTTGTTGCGTCTGCGTGCAAGAAGCGGCTCAGGCGTGGGCGCGCCGTCCGCGTTTCTCGGCCTCGATGGCGCGTTGCAATTCGCCGATCTGGCGCAGGAGGGCCATCTGCTCGCCTGGGGAGGCTCCGGCGACCTGACGCTTGAGGAGATCGACCTCGGCCCGCAGGGAGTCGATGCTGATGCCGATCTGGATGTCGTCGACGGCGGCGGCGGCGTAGGCGTTGACTTTCTGCTCGTAGAGTTCGTTGGCGGTGCGCGAGATGGCGCCCGTGTCACGTCCCTCGAACATCAGGCGGATGAGGAGCTGCTCCTCGGGCTGACCGCGAAAGACCTCCAGGATGTCGTCGGGGCTGCGGGCGCCCTGCGCGGCGAGCATCACCCGGCGCACGGCCTCGTTGCGCCAGGGGGTCGTGCCGTCCAGCTTAGCGAGCAGGCTGGGGTCCACGAGAAGTTGCCGCAGCAGCGCGAGTTCGCGGTCCTCCTCGGCGCGCACCGCGCTCATGCCCGCGAGGTGGGTGTCGGTGAGGGTGCGGCGCTTGGCCTTGCTCCCGATCCATTCCAGCAGCGCCTCGGGCTTGATGCCCAGGCGGTGGCAGGCGATGGTCCGCATCTGCTCGGCGCCCTCGTCCAGGGGATCGAGATTCTGCATCCGGGGCAGCAGCGCCATCAGCACCCGGCGCCTGCCCTCCGACGTCTCCGTTCCGTGAGCCTCGACCGCCGCCTGCACACGGTACTGCACCTCGTCCAGTCCGCTGCTGAGGGCCGTTCTCAGGCCCTCCTCGTCCCCGGCGAACAGGGCGTCGGCGGGGTCCTTGCCGCTCGGCACGCTCGTGGCACGGACGCGGAACTTGGCCCCGAGCACCTGGTCGAGCCCCGCGAGGGTGGCCCGCAGCCCCGCCTCGTCGCGGTCGAACATCAGGGTGAGGCGGGTGGCCCCCAGCCGTTCGAGCAGCGTGGCGTGTTCGGCGGTCAGGGCCGTGCCCAGACTCGCCACCGCCCCCGTGAAGCCGTGCTGGTGCATGGCGATCACGTCCATGTACCCCTCCACCACGACGAGTTCGGCGCCCCCGCTCAGGCCCGCGCGGGCCTTGTCGAGGCCGTAGAGCAGTTCGCCCTTCTTGAAGACCTCGGTCTCCGGCGTGTTGAGGTACTTGGGCTTGCTGTCGTCGAGCACCCGCCCGCCGAAGCCCACCAGGCGGCCCAGGTGGTCGCGGATCGGGAACATCACCCGGCCCCGGAAGCGGTCGTACACCCGCCCCGACTCGGGGTTCTCGGTGAGCAGGCCCGCCTCCAGCAGTTGCCGCTCGGACAGGCCCCGGCTGCGGGCCCGCCCCAGCAGACCGTCCCAGCCCTCCGGCGCGTAGCCCAATTCGAAGGCTTCGGTGGTCGCGTCACTCAGGCCGCGGCGGCGCAGGTAGTCGAGCGCGGGGCCACCCAGGTGCTCGCGGAAGTACCCCAGCGCGAAGGCATTCACCTCGTACAGGTCGCGGTTTCCGCGCTCGCCGTACTTCGCCTCGACCTGCACCCCCGCCTTCTCCGCGAGTTTGCGCAGGGCGTCGCCGAAACTCAGGTTCTCGGCCCGCTGCACGAAGCTGAACAAGTCACCGCCCGCCTTGCAGCCGAAGCAATAGAAGTAGCCCTGCTCGGTGTCGACCTGAAACGAGGGGCTCTTCTCCTTGTGAAAGGGACACAGGCCCTTGAGGCGGCCCTTCCCGGCGGGGGAGAGGCGCACGTACTCACCGACCACCTCCGCGATGTTCAGCCGTGACCGAACATCCTCCTTGGTTCCCACGTGGCGCCTCACCCCCTCTCACACGTTCCCGAACACGGCAACGGAAGACCTCCAGTGTACCCGTCCGCCCGCCCGCCGCAAAGTTTCCGAACGGTCGGACAGGAACGGCTCAGGTCAACCGGGGCCACTCAACCGTGCCCGTGAGGGGCGCGTGGTCGCTGAGCCTCACCGTGCGGTCCACCCGCAGGTCCCGGACGGTCACGCCCGCGGCGAGGAGGTAGTCGATGCGCCAGCCCACGTCGTTGTGGAAGGCGTTCGCGCGGTTACTCCACCACGTGTATTCGGCCCGCTCGCCGAGGTGGGCGCGGTGGGTGTCGGTCAGGCCGGAGGCGAGGTGGGCCGTCATCCACTCGCGCTCGTGGGGCAGGAAGCCGCTGTTTCCCTGATTCGACCGCCAGTTCTTGAGGTCGACCTCACGGTGCGCGACGTTGTAGTCGCCGCCGATGACGAGGGGCAGGCCCTCCGCCAGGGTCGCCGCCGCCCACGCGTGGTAGTCGGCGAGCACGCGGTCCTTGAAGTCCTGACGCCCCTGGCTGCTGCTGCCGCTCGGCAGGTAGACGCTGGCGAAGCGCACGCCCGCCACGACGGCGCTGATCACCCGGCCCTCGTCGTCCATCTCGGGGTGGTTCATGCCGACCCGCACGTCGGCGAGGGGATGCAGGCTGAGCAGGGCCACTCCGCTGTACCCGGCCCGGCGGGCGGGAAACCACGCGCCCCCGTAGCCCAGGTCGGCGAGGGCCTGCGGCATGGGGTCGGCGCGGACCTCTTGCAGCAGGAGCACGTCGGGCCGCTCGCGCGCGGCCCAGTCCCTGAATCCCTTGCGGAGGGCGCTGCGCAGCCCGTTGACGTTCAGGGTGGTGACCTTCAGGACGGGCGGGGAGGCAGACATCGGCGGGAGCATAACGGGCCGGGCGGGGACGGGCAAGCCGCCTCTCAGAAACTCGCGTGCCCAGGGCGGCGGGCATCGGGTACGCTGGGGGTGTTATGCCCGAGATCAAATTCCGCAACGAGCAGGACGGCAGCGAGTTCGAGATGACCCACCCGAAGGCCGCCCGCGTCCTTGCCGACGTGCAGACCTGGGCTCAGCGCAACGCGTACGAACACGTCGTTTTCTGGCGCGACGCCGAGGACGCCCACAAGCTCTGGGTGCAGCTCGGCGAACACCGCCTGAACTACTGGATTCACGACTCCACCTTCACCGAAGGCAAGCACGAGACCGTCGAGATGCAGCTCGACTACGCCCGGGGCGCCCAGCGCCGCAGCGCCGCCGGGTACGAGAAGTTCGACCGATAGACGGTCTTCCTCGCGTTCCCGCCGTGCCCCGTCAGAAGCGCGCGGCGTAGAGCGCGAGATGCAGCGTGTCGTGGATGAGGCAACCTGTCTGCGGCGCGTCGTCCTGTGGGCTCGGGGTTGGCAAAATTGCACCCTCCGCCCTCAGCGTCACGGGCAGCCGAGCGTCGAGGCGCAGGGCGACCCATCCGGCCCGGACAACCGCCTCCCGCAACGCCGCCTCCGGCCCCGTCCCACCGGGCGGGTGTCCCAGAGCCTGCCGAGTTTCGCGCAAGTGATCCCCGCCGTGGGAGGCGAGCACCACCCACCCCCCCGGTCTGACCACCCGGCGGGCTTCGGCCAAAGCCGCCCCGGCGTCCGGCAGGTGACGCAGCACCCGCACGAAAGTCACCACGTCGAACGCCCCGTCCGAGAAGGGGAGCGCGTGCGCCACTCCCACCCGCACCTCCGGGCTGCCCGGCTCGGGGTCCACCCCGACGTGACGGCCAGCGTGTCCCCTTGCCCGCAACGCTTGGAGCAGCCGCCCGTCTCCAATGCCCACATCCAAAACGTCGGCCTCCGCCGGAAGATTCAGCAGGCCGAGCAGGGAGTCGAAGGGCCACTCCACCCCGGCGAGCCGCGAGAGCAGCGCATCCCGCTCCACAAGCCGCGCGCTTTTACCCAGGGTGTACCTTCCCTCCATCTTCGTCATACCGGCGATTTAAGCGGCCTTCAGAAGGCGGCGAGCGTTACTTTTCGGGCCGGGGACCCGCATCAGAGTCAGGGTTAGTTCGGGCAGGGCATCCCCAGCCCCACCGCCCTGTCCGGCCTCGTCGGTTTCCCATCTTTTCGGTTCTCGCAGAAAGAGGTCTCGCATGAAACTCTCGAACATCATGTACATCCTCGGCTTCGCCTCGATCCTCGCGTCGGCGGCCAACTTCGTCTCCGGCAACACCAAGAGCAGCTCCAAGGAGGAGAGCGAGAAGGAGCGTGACGCCCTGTTCGTCGGCTTCTGGCCCCCCACGTTCTTCATCCTGGGCAAGATCATCGAGGACCGCGAGAACGCGGGCAAGAACATCATCACGGGCTGAAGCTCAATCCAGCGAGGAAGGGACGTGGCACAGGCGCCGCGTCCCTTCTCTTTGGCCGTCTGCCTCTCCCTACACTTCCAGGCGCGTCCTCAGGAAGTTCGTCATCACCGCGCCCCGCTTGTAGAACGGGTTGTCCATGATCTTCACATAGAGGGGCACGGTCGTCTTGGGTCCGTGGATCACCGTCTCTTCGAGCGCGCGCCGCATTCGCAAGATCGCCTGCTCTCGGTTCTCGTGCCACACGATCAATTTGCCGATCAAGGAGTCGTAGTGGGGCGGGATCACGTAGCCGCTGTAGGCGTGGGAATCGACCCGCACGCCGGGGCCGCCCGCGAAGTGGATGTCCTCGATCTTCCCCGCCGCCGGGCGGAAGTCCTTGTCGGGGTCTTCGGCGTTGATGCGGCACTCGATGGCGTGGCCGCGCAGTCGCACGTCCTCCTGCCGCAGGTGCAGCCCCTCGCCCGCCGCGACCTGGAGTTGCAGCCGCACGAAGTCGAGCCCCGAGATTTCCTCCGAGACGCAGTGCTCGACCTGGATGCGGGTGTTCATCTCCATGAAGTAGTAATTGCCGTCGCGGTCCACGATGAATTCGAGGGTGCCCGCCCCGGCGTAGTTCACGTGCCGCGCCAGCCGCACGCCCGCGTCCAGAATCTCCTGCCGCAGCGACTCCGGCAATGTACTGGGCGCCTCCTCGATCAGCTTCTGGTTGCGGCGCTGGATCGAGCAGTCGCGCTCGCCGATGTGGATGACGTGGCCCTGCCCGTCGCCCATGACCTGCACCTCGACGTGGCGGAATTCCTCCAGGAAC
The DNA window shown above is from Deinococcus planocerae and carries:
- a CDS encoding exodeoxyribonuclease III, with amino-acid sequence MSASPPVLKVTTLNVNGLRSALRKGFRDWAARERPDVLLLQEVRADPMPQALADLGYGGAWFPARRAGYSGVALLSLHPLADVRVGMNHPEMDDEGRVISAVVAGVRFASVYLPSGSSSQGRQDFKDRVLADYHAWAAATLAEGLPLVIGGDYNVAHREVDLKNWRSNQGNSGFLPHEREWMTAHLASGLTDTHRAHLGERAEYTWWSNRANAFHNDVGWRIDYLLAAGVTVRDLRVDRTVRLSDHAPLTGTVEWPRLT
- the accC gene encoding acetyl-CoA carboxylase biotin carboxylase subunit gives rise to the protein MFKKILIANRGEIALRVIRTAREMGVKTVVVHSTADEKSLPVLIADEAVCVGPPASNASYLNIPNILSAAMMTGAEAIHPGYGFMAENPDFAEMCREHGIVFIGPTPESMRALGSKAGGREIAAQSNVPVVPGTGVLDDVDAALLAAKQIGYPVLLKASAGGGGRGQKVVRTQEELRGAFGQAQEEARLYFGDPAIIMEKFLEEFRHVEVQVMGDGQGHVIHIGERDCSIQRRNQKLIEEAPSTLPESLRQEILDAGVRLARHVNYAGAGTLEFIVDRDGNYYFMEMNTRIQVEHCVSEEISGLDFVRLQLQVAAGEGLHLRQEDVRLRGHAIECRINAEDPDKDFRPAAGKIEDIHFAGGPGVRVDSHAYSGYVIPPHYDSLIGKLIVWHENREQAILRMRRALEETVIHGPKTTVPLYVKIMDNPFYKRGAVMTNFLRTRLEV
- a CDS encoding class I SAM-dependent methyltransferase, with protein sequence MTKMEGRYTLGKSARLVERDALLSRLAGVEWPFDSLLGLLNLPAEADVLDVGIGDGRLLQALRARGHAGRHVGVDPEPGSPEVRVGVAHALPFSDGAFDVVTFVRVLRHLPDAGAALAEARRVVRPGGWVVLASHGGDHLRETRQALGHPPGGTGPEAALREAVVRAGWVALRLDARLPVTLRAEGAILPTPSPQDDAPQTGCLIHDTLHLALYAARF
- the dnaG gene encoding DNA primase, which translates into the protein MGTKEDVRSRLNIAEVVGEYVRLSPAGKGRLKGLCPFHKEKSPSFQVDTEQGYFYCFGCKAGGDLFSFVQRAENLSFGDALRKLAEKAGVQVEAKYGERGNRDLYEVNAFALGYFREHLGGPALDYLRRRGLSDATTEAFELGYAPEGWDGLLGRARSRGLSERQLLEAGLLTENPESGRVYDRFRGRVMFPIRDHLGRLVGFGGRVLDDSKPKYLNTPETEVFKKGELLYGLDKARAGLSGGAELVVVEGYMDVIAMHQHGFTGAVASLGTALTAEHATLLERLGATRLTLMFDRDEAGLRATLAGLDQVLGAKFRVRATSVPSGKDPADALFAGDEEGLRTALSSGLDEVQYRVQAAVEAHGTETSEGRRRVLMALLPRMQNLDPLDEGAEQMRTIACHRLGIKPEALLEWIGSKAKRRTLTDTHLAGMSAVRAEEDRELALLRQLLVDPSLLAKLDGTTPWRNEAVRRVMLAAQGARSPDDILEVFRGQPEEQLLIRLMFEGRDTGAISRTANELYEQKVNAYAAAAVDDIQIGISIDSLRAEVDLLKRQVAGASPGEQMALLRQIGELQRAIEAEKRGRRAHA